A segment of the Lolium perenne isolate Kyuss_39 chromosome 3, Kyuss_2.0, whole genome shotgun sequence genome:
AAACAACATGCtaaatgaccaatctcatcccatAGCTTTTTGTTAATACGATGGCAAGTTCCAGAGGGGCAGATTTACGTCAAGCAGATTTTCAGTTTTTGTGAATATGTTACTGTTTGCAATGCAATTTGCAGGTCTTCAAATTGGATAGGATTTCCTTTGTTTGAGATTGCAATTATTGTTCTGATGATGACTGTCACTCATTATTAATGTTATGTTGGAGATGAGTATTTTATGATTATTATTTAAAGTCAATACTGAATATGatgctccctccgattcatattagttgattctagtatggatgtatatacatacattttatttctagatacatccatattaatggcaagtaatatgaatcggagggagtactactaTTTCGTGACATTTTTGTATTATATGCAACTCATTTCAGACAAGCTCCCTGTTTTTTGGTGCTCCTGTTATACCATGCTATGTTTATATCTTATCTTGCCTTGATTTTAATTATTATTTGTTCTGATCTGTTCTGCAAGTTAAAGGATAGTTAATGATTTTGTTTACTTGCATGTCAAATTCTGTGGGAGTTATCTTTTGTATGTTTGTTAATACACTTCTTTTTTCTGAATgctggataaattaaatattccaCTGCAGTCCTACCATCGATTGAAGAAACATTGTTGTTATTTCTACTTAATAATGGTTTGATGCATATGGTACAATGAACACATTCTCATTTATACATTGTTGCTGTCAGAAAGACCCAATATTGTTCTTGTTTACTTAATGAGCTAACTGATGCATGCAGGATTCATACCTAAGACTAACAGGTCCTACCCGTGGAGTTCTTGTAAGTATTGATCCTTCATATATAGAGGTTGTGCTCAAAGCTAAGGGCGTTACTGAATCAGAAGATAAAGATTTAAGCAAATTCGCCAGGACAGTCAGAGTGGGCTGCCGCTATCCTATTGAGTACACTAGCAAGCTTTGCACACTGGAGATGCAACACTACACAGTTTATTCGTCTGTGGAGGCCACTGTTAGTGTTAAACTTTTTCAAGGGCAGTGGCCACTTTGCTTTCGGGGTGTTCTTAATGCTTCTACAGCTGGTCAAAAAGACATCCAAATCGCACTTTTGCATCTTAACGATGATGAattgcctgttgatgatgatggcTTTATCAAGCTATCAAGGCGTGTTGTTTGTGTTGAACATGATGGGAAGCTGGGAGTTTCTCTATTTGAGAATGGTGCTGGCGAGGAAGGTGATGTATGGTTTGCAGCTGAAAAATCTCGAAGAACCACCCATTACATGCATGTGAAGAAATACAGCCTTTGGTTGCAAATTATCATTGCGTGGTCTGTTTGCTCCCGGAAGTAATTTGGAGTGTGTGTGGTTTGCTTTAGTTGCTGGAACTACGGATATCTGTGTATGTACTGCTCTATGATTGTCAATCTGTGTGCTGCAGACTTCTGTATGATGTTTATGTACGGAGGTACTAACTGTTGATCAGTGCTTGTATGAACAAAGTTACTTTGTTGACTATTCCTAATTCTATCGttcttggcaaaaaaaaaaaaatttgtgggGTAAACGGATTGTGTTAATCAAGGAATAGTAACATGGAGCCGATCCTACCATACCAAACCTGGCAAGCTCATGACTTGCACTATTCTGACCTCTAGGGATCTTAGTAATAATTAAAACACGAGGAGACATAAGTAG
Coding sequences within it:
- the LOC127345980 gene encoding uncharacterized protein, with translation MDVERLPRKKPRKAEGEATAKAEVDATATATEIDFSVLSAEFDDWRKSVATPLTSAELRQREKETEELLSGTWERFRDNWFYGIFPFDAVTTIPCMRFTDADLDHPYYAHRCEPSDTLQIVSVQLRAFNASLPSQLDVYGFIAIHDVLDRKRIMVFNRERKDCQTIDKQDSYLRLTGPTRGVLVSIDPSYIEVVLKAKGVTESEDKDLSKFARTVRVGCRYPIEYTSKLCTLEMQHYTVYSSVEATVSVKLFQGQWPLCFRGVLNASTAGQKDIQIALLHLNDDELPVDDDGFIKLSRRVVCVEHDGKLGVSLFENGAGEEGDVWFAAEKSRRTTHYMHVKKYSLWLQIIIAWSVCSRK